The following proteins are encoded in a genomic region of Synechococcus sp. CBW1002:
- the psbA gene encoding photosystem II q(b) protein has product MTTTLQQRQGASAWNQFCEWVTSTNNRLYVGWFGVLMIPTLLSATICFIVAFIAAPPVDIDGIREPVAGSLIYGNNIISGAVVPSSNAIGLHFYPIWEAASLDEWLYNGGPYQLVVFHFLIGVFAYMGREWELSYRLGMRPWICVAYSAPVAAASAVFLIYPFGQGSFSDGMPLGISGTFNYMLVFQAEHNILMHPFHMLGVAGVFGGSLFSAMHGSLVTSSLVRETTESESQNYGYKFGQEEETYNIVAAHGYFGRLIFQYASFNNSRSLHFFLAAWPVVGIWFTALGVSTMAFNLNGFNFNQSILDGQGRVVNTWADVLNRAGLGMEVMHERNAHNFPLDLAAAEATPVALMAPSIG; this is encoded by the coding sequence ATGACCACCACTCTCCAGCAGCGCCAAGGCGCTTCTGCGTGGAATCAGTTTTGCGAGTGGGTCACCTCCACCAACAACCGCCTCTATGTGGGCTGGTTCGGTGTGCTGATGATCCCGACGCTGCTGAGCGCCACCATCTGTTTCATCGTTGCCTTCATCGCCGCTCCCCCCGTCGACATCGACGGCATCCGTGAGCCCGTTGCCGGCAGCCTGATCTACGGCAACAACATCATCTCCGGTGCTGTTGTTCCCTCCAGCAACGCCATCGGCCTGCACTTCTACCCCATCTGGGAAGCCGCCAGCCTCGACGAGTGGCTGTACAACGGCGGTCCTTACCAGCTGGTGGTGTTCCACTTCCTGATCGGCGTCTTCGCCTACATGGGCCGCGAGTGGGAACTGTCCTACCGCCTCGGCATGCGCCCCTGGATCTGCGTCGCCTACAGCGCCCCCGTGGCCGCTGCCAGCGCCGTTTTCCTGATCTACCCCTTCGGTCAGGGTTCCTTCTCTGACGGCATGCCCCTCGGCATCTCGGGCACCTTCAACTACATGCTGGTGTTCCAGGCCGAGCACAACATCCTGATGCACCCCTTCCACATGCTGGGTGTGGCCGGTGTGTTCGGCGGCAGCCTGTTCTCCGCCATGCACGGCTCCCTGGTGACCTCGTCGCTGGTGCGTGAAACCACCGAGAGCGAGAGCCAGAACTATGGCTACAAGTTCGGCCAGGAAGAAGAGACCTACAACATCGTGGCTGCCCACGGTTACTTCGGTCGCCTGATCTTCCAATACGCCTCCTTCAACAACAGCCGCAGCCTCCACTTCTTCCTGGCCGCCTGGCCTGTGGTCGGCATCTGGTTCACCGCCCTGGGCGTGAGCACGATGGCCTTCAACCTGAACGGTTTCAACTTCAACCAGTCGATCCTCGACGGCCAGGGCCGCGTGGTGAACACCTGGGCTGATGTGCTGAACCGCGCTGGTCTGGGCATGGAAGTGATGCACGAGCGCAACGCTCACAACTTCCCCCTCGATCTGGCCGCAGCTGAAGCCACCCCGGTGGCTCTGATGGCTCCTTCGATCGGCTGA
- a CDS encoding helix-turn-helix domain-containing protein, which yields MRGQLALRRLGPLRLMRLQLNRRLHVAGPKPADQQVLALDLTQSPGPSLTPLRAHGVAVGPDMLFGLDVRSDVHLSTPEVLDLGVILLQPSRLKRSSTDLGWADIEATGLASNCLAISPERHRRLRGFLLALLTSPVPPPEGLSRDLLPLVLEAMVQGSSCQASLLPAPTRLELVKQAQQWVREHPQEPITLDALCRQLHAGRRSLLQGFQEHLGMGPMAYIKLHRLHGIRRELLTADPRAVTIGGLALRWGFLNAGHFARDYRRLFGELPSQTLAGGG from the coding sequence ATGCGCGGACAGTTGGCCCTGAGGCGGCTCGGACCTCTGCGGCTGATGCGGTTACAGCTCAACCGCAGGCTCCATGTCGCTGGACCGAAGCCCGCTGATCAGCAGGTGCTGGCCCTCGATCTCACCCAGAGCCCTGGCCCCAGCCTTACTCCGCTGCGGGCGCATGGTGTGGCCGTGGGTCCCGACATGCTGTTCGGTCTCGATGTTCGCTCGGACGTTCACCTCTCCACGCCGGAAGTTCTGGATCTTGGTGTGATCCTGTTGCAGCCCAGTCGTTTGAAACGCTCCAGCACCGACCTCGGCTGGGCTGATATCGAAGCCACCGGTCTTGCGTCGAATTGCCTCGCGATCAGCCCCGAACGCCATCGTCGTCTGCGAGGGTTCCTGCTGGCCCTGCTGACCAGCCCCGTGCCGCCGCCCGAAGGGCTCAGCCGCGACCTGCTGCCCCTGGTGCTGGAGGCGATGGTTCAGGGCTCCAGCTGCCAGGCCAGCCTCCTCCCAGCTCCCACCAGGCTTGAGCTGGTCAAGCAGGCCCAGCAGTGGGTGCGGGAGCATCCCCAGGAGCCGATCACGCTCGATGCCCTCTGCCGCCAGCTTCATGCTGGCCGCCGCAGCCTGCTCCAGGGTTTCCAGGAGCATCTCGGCATGGGACCGATGGCTTACATCAAGTTGCATCGCCTGCATGGCATCCGGCGCGAGCTGCTGACGGCCGATCCCCGGGCGGTGACGATCGGTGGCCTGGCCCTGCGCTGGGGCTTTCTCAACGCGGGGCATTTCGCCCGCGACTACCGCCGCCTGTTCGGCGAGCTTCCCAGCCAGACCCTGGCTGGGGGCGGTTAG
- a CDS encoding LL-diaminopimelate aminotransferase: MVQVNGNYLKLKAGYLFPEIARRVKAFSEANPEAAIIRLGIGDVTEPLPEACRIAMKAAIDAMGTREGFHGYGPEQGYLWLREKIAAHDFQARSCDISAEEIFVSDGSKCDSANILDILGEGNRIAVTDPVYPVYVDSNVMAGRTGEADAAGQYGGLTYLPINAENGFTAQIPSETVDLIYLCFPNNPTGAVATREQLKDWVDYARANDALILFDAAYEAFIQDPSLPHSIYEIEGARECAIEFRSFSKNAGFTGTRCALTVVPRDLMGTAANGEKVELWGLWNRRQCTKFNGVSYIVQRGAEAVYSPEGQTQVKALIDFYMENAAIIRRELSAAGLQVYGGEQAPYVWLKTPEGVDSWGFFDRLLSQAHVVGTPGSGFGAAGEGYFRLSAFNSRANVEEAMRRVRAL; this comes from the coding sequence ATGGTTCAGGTCAACGGCAACTACCTCAAGCTCAAGGCGGGCTATCTGTTCCCCGAGATCGCCCGACGGGTCAAGGCCTTCAGCGAGGCCAACCCCGAAGCCGCCATCATCCGCCTGGGCATCGGCGATGTGACCGAACCGCTGCCCGAGGCCTGCCGCATTGCCATGAAGGCCGCGATCGACGCGATGGGCACCCGCGAGGGCTTCCACGGCTATGGCCCGGAGCAGGGCTACCTCTGGCTACGCGAGAAGATCGCCGCCCACGACTTCCAGGCCCGCAGCTGCGACATCTCCGCTGAGGAGATCTTCGTGTCCGACGGCTCCAAGTGCGACAGCGCCAACATCCTCGACATCCTGGGGGAGGGCAACCGCATCGCCGTGACCGATCCGGTGTATCCGGTGTATGTAGACAGCAACGTGATGGCGGGCCGCACCGGCGAGGCCGATGCCGCGGGTCAGTACGGCGGGCTCACCTACCTGCCGATCAATGCCGAGAACGGCTTCACTGCTCAGATCCCCAGCGAAACGGTGGATCTGATCTACCTCTGCTTTCCCAACAACCCCACCGGCGCGGTGGCCACCAGGGAGCAGCTCAAGGACTGGGTCGACTACGCCCGCGCCAATGACGCCCTGATCCTGTTTGATGCCGCCTACGAGGCCTTCATCCAGGACCCCTCTCTGCCCCACTCGATCTACGAGATCGAGGGGGCACGGGAGTGTGCGATCGAGTTCCGCTCCTTCTCCAAGAACGCCGGCTTCACCGGCACCCGCTGCGCCCTCACCGTGGTGCCCCGCGATCTGATGGGCACCGCCGCCAATGGTGAGAAGGTGGAGCTGTGGGGCCTGTGGAACCGGCGCCAGTGCACCAAGTTCAACGGGGTGAGCTACATCGTGCAACGGGGTGCCGAGGCCGTGTATTCACCCGAAGGGCAGACCCAGGTGAAGGCCCTGATCGACTTCTACATGGAGAACGCCGCGATCATCCGCCGCGAACTCAGCGCCGCGGGACTGCAGGTTTACGGCGGCGAGCAGGCCCCCTACGTCTGGCTGAAGACCCCCGAGGGCGTGGATTCCTGGGGCTTCTTCGATCGACTGTTGAGCCAGGCCCATGTGGTGGGCACCCCCGGCAGCGGCTTCGGTGCCGCCGGCGAGGGCTACTTCCGCCTCTCGGCCTTCAACAGCCGCGCCAACGTGGAGGAAGCGATGCGCCGGGTGCGGGCCCTGTGA
- a CDS encoding bile acid:sodium symporter — MLQVGAAVTAIVSIPVLADVYRAAFAVQSWDLGPQEVAQQVGLSQVLPLLLGLVLRQRWPQLAQQWQGPLDKLANALLVLLLAVVLVTTGPLLLPFVTANWIALGLMATLVALCLGLGYGLAGAARHERITVSLVTSMRNPGLALLFAGTYAPEMPAIKIAILVYVLVTVVLSIPLLQTLNRQPVQAKANS; from the coding sequence GTGCTGCAGGTCGGCGCCGCCGTGACCGCGATCGTCTCGATCCCCGTTCTGGCGGATGTGTATCGGGCCGCCTTCGCGGTTCAAAGCTGGGATCTGGGCCCCCAGGAAGTGGCCCAGCAGGTGGGCCTGTCCCAGGTGCTGCCTCTGCTGCTGGGGTTGGTGCTGCGCCAGCGCTGGCCGCAATTGGCGCAGCAGTGGCAAGGGCCGCTCGACAAGCTCGCCAACGCCCTCCTGGTTCTGCTGCTGGCCGTGGTACTAGTCACCACGGGCCCCCTGCTCCTTCCCTTCGTGACCGCCAACTGGATCGCCCTGGGATTGATGGCAACCCTGGTGGCGCTTTGCCTGGGGCTGGGCTATGGCCTCGCGGGAGCCGCACGTCACGAGCGGATCACAGTCTCCCTGGTGACCTCGATGCGCAACCCGGGTCTGGCCCTGCTGTTTGCCGGCACCTATGCCCCTGAGATGCCAGCCATCAAGATTGCCATCCTCGTTTACGTGCTGGTCACCGTGGTGCTGTCGATTCCCTTGCTGCAGACGCTGAACCGTCAGCCAGTCCAGGCGAAGGCGAACAGTTGA
- a CDS encoding SMP-30/gluconolactonase/LRE family protein, with amino-acid sequence MASLPRWSAECVLDARALLGEGPTWWAEANRLLWVDIEAGRVGLFDVETRDNRWLDLGTMVGCVVPTERGDLLVACANGFHRLDPSSGQLTVLHDQELQQPLNRFNDGKCDPWGRFWAGSMALDFTPGAGALWCLEPSLQSRCLVPNLSIANGLAWDLEASCLYLIDSPTLQVVAYPLTPDGELAGPAQSCLQIPSDWNALPDGMTIDQEGMLWVALYGGSAVTRWNPRSGDCIGIVDLPCSQVTSCCFGGPSLDRLFITTARRGLGAEVCAQQPLAGGLFCVDVGVCGSAADRFAG; translated from the coding sequence ATGGCTTCGCTCCCCCGATGGTCCGCCGAGTGCGTTCTGGACGCCCGCGCGCTGCTGGGTGAGGGGCCGACCTGGTGGGCCGAGGCCAATCGTCTGCTCTGGGTGGATATCGAGGCAGGTCGGGTTGGTCTGTTTGACGTGGAGACCCGGGACAATCGCTGGCTCGATCTCGGCACCATGGTCGGTTGTGTGGTCCCCACGGAGCGGGGAGATCTGCTGGTGGCCTGCGCCAACGGCTTCCACCGACTCGATCCCAGCTCCGGCCAGCTCACGGTGCTGCACGATCAGGAACTCCAGCAACCCCTGAACCGATTCAACGACGGCAAGTGCGACCCCTGGGGCCGCTTCTGGGCTGGCTCGATGGCCCTGGATTTCACCCCGGGGGCTGGCGCCTTGTGGTGCCTGGAGCCGTCGCTGCAGAGTCGGTGCCTGGTGCCCAACCTCAGCATTGCGAATGGACTGGCCTGGGACCTGGAGGCGTCTTGTCTCTATCTGATCGATTCCCCCACCCTGCAGGTGGTGGCCTATCCCCTCACTCCAGATGGTGAGCTTGCCGGACCAGCTCAATCCTGCCTGCAGATTCCCTCCGACTGGAACGCCCTGCCCGATGGCATGACCATCGATCAGGAGGGCATGCTCTGGGTCGCCCTGTACGGCGGTTCGGCCGTGACCCGCTGGAACCCCCGCAGCGGCGATTGCATCGGGATCGTCGATCTGCCCTGCAGCCAGGTCACCTCCTGCTGCTTTGGAGGCCCGTCCCTCGATCGTCTGTTCATCACCACGGCGCGTCGTGGCCTCGGGGCCGAGGTCTGTGCCCAGCAGCCCTTGGCTGGAGGCCTGTTCTGCGTGGATGTGGGGGTGTGCGGCTCCGCGGCGGATCGCTTCGCCGGCTGA
- a CDS encoding cell wall metabolism sensor histidine kinase WalK → MVTDLAPDLQIQGSPDHLIRLFLNLLDNAVKHTPASGAVTVTAVAQRGSVQVSVSDTGPGISAEHLPHLFQRFYRVEKSRSRAMGGTGLGLAIAQEIVHRYHGTIAAQSQPGEGTTLRVSFPR, encoded by the coding sequence TTGGTCACTGATCTGGCCCCTGATCTCCAGATTCAGGGAAGTCCAGATCATCTGATTCGATTGTTTTTGAATCTGCTGGATAATGCTGTGAAACACACCCCCGCTTCGGGAGCTGTCACCGTGACAGCTGTTGCTCAGCGGGGCTCCGTTCAGGTCAGCGTGAGTGATACCGGGCCTGGCATCTCTGCAGAGCATCTGCCCCATTTATTTCAACGCTTTTACCGCGTTGAAAAGTCGCGTTCCCGCGCGATGGGAGGCACAGGTCTGGGTTTGGCGATTGCCCAGGAAATCGTCCATCGTTATCATGGAACCATTGCAGCCCAGAGCCAGCCCGGGGAGGGCACAACCTTGAGGGTCAGCTTTCCCAGGTAA
- a CDS encoding CPBP family intramembrane glutamic endopeptidase yields MSLAGAAGPWRWLAGLLYVPLLYGAGWLLALPLPLAPADRPLIGTAFTLALFLLSLPLWVGRMWRQPAPWTTLGVLGPAPAVLRALLRGLLKALLLLLVLSLPLVLGGWAHWQGGVALSDWINALLLMLGVGFAEELVFRGWLWGELTQLLGGSRLAGQRALLAQAVLFSLVHTRFNLGPAALLALLGGLGLLGLVLGLQRRADGGLLWGAIGLHGGLVGGWFLLQGSLLQLSSQAPAWLVGPGEVAPNPIGGLVGWLGLGALLWVRRRWWAHQARP; encoded by the coding sequence ATGAGCCTGGCCGGTGCCGCCGGCCCCTGGCGCTGGCTGGCGGGGCTGCTGTACGTGCCCCTGCTCTATGGAGCGGGATGGCTCCTGGCTCTGCCCCTGCCCCTGGCGCCGGCTGATCGCCCCCTGATCGGCACCGCCTTCACCCTGGCCCTGTTCCTGCTCAGCCTGCCCCTCTGGGTGGGTCGGATGTGGCGGCAGCCGGCCCCCTGGACGACGCTGGGGGTGCTCGGCCCCGCACCAGCTGTACTGCGGGCGTTGCTGCGCGGCCTGTTGAAGGCCCTGCTGCTGCTGCTGGTCCTCAGCCTGCCCCTGGTGCTGGGCGGCTGGGCCCACTGGCAGGGAGGCGTGGCACTGAGTGATTGGATCAACGCCCTGCTGCTGATGCTTGGGGTGGGCTTCGCCGAGGAACTGGTGTTCCGCGGCTGGCTCTGGGGGGAACTCACCCAGCTGCTGGGGGGCAGCCGCTTGGCAGGCCAGAGGGCCCTGCTGGCCCAGGCGGTTCTGTTCAGCCTGGTGCACACCCGTTTCAACCTGGGGCCGGCGGCGCTGCTGGCCCTGCTGGGGGGACTGGGGCTGCTGGGTCTGGTGCTGGGCCTGCAGCGCCGCGCCGATGGGGGCCTGCTCTGGGGCGCCATCGGGCTGCACGGCGGCCTGGTGGGGGGCTGGTTCCTGCTGCAGGGAAGCCTGCTGCAACTGTCCAGCCAGGCCCCGGCCTGGCTGGTGGGTCCAGGTGAGGTGGCACCCAACCCGATCGGTGGGCTGGTGGGATGGCTCGGCCTGGGGGCACTGCTCTGGGTGCGGCGGCGCTGGTGGGCCCATCAGGCGCGCCCCTGA
- a CDS encoding IS5 family transposase, which produces MSDSIPWEKFQPILDQGYAQDRKSNAGRKRIDPLILFKMLVLQQLFNLSDDEFEFQVNDRHSFEEFVGLGVMNSIPDATTVALFRERLRKAGVIEELFEMLEAYLRSQGLQARGGQIIDATLVPVPKQRNTRDENKEIKAGRLPEGWEENPDRLRQKDLDARWVKKNGINYFGYKNSICIDVDHGFIRRYAITPANIHDSQMLPRLLDPENEHDYVWADSAYSGECFEDLLSLGRFESLIHEKGARNHPLSDAAKDLNRVKSAIRACVEHVFGCMTMSMGGKLTRKIGLARNEAWWGLKNLAVNFLRYLQRISHEPVVA; this is translated from the coding sequence CTGTCTGATTCGATCCCATGGGAAAAATTCCAGCCGATACTTGACCAAGGATACGCGCAGGATCGCAAGAGCAATGCAGGGCGTAAGCGGATTGATCCGCTGATCCTTTTCAAGATGCTTGTTCTCCAGCAGCTATTTAACCTCAGCGATGATGAGTTTGAGTTCCAGGTGAATGACAGGCATTCCTTTGAGGAGTTTGTCGGGCTGGGTGTGATGAACAGCATTCCTGATGCAACCACAGTCGCCTTGTTCAGGGAAAGGCTGCGCAAAGCAGGAGTGATTGAGGAGCTCTTCGAGATGCTCGAGGCATACCTCCGCTCACAGGGACTCCAAGCCCGTGGTGGTCAGATTATTGATGCGACTCTCGTACCTGTCCCCAAACAGCGCAACACCCGTGACGAGAACAAGGAAATCAAAGCAGGTAGGCTGCCGGAAGGCTGGGAAGAAAACCCAGATCGCCTGCGGCAGAAGGATCTAGACGCTCGCTGGGTTAAAAAGAACGGCATCAACTACTTCGGTTACAAGAACAGCATCTGCATTGACGTCGACCATGGCTTTATCCGCCGATATGCCATTACACCTGCCAATATTCATGACAGTCAGATGCTTCCACGGCTGCTGGATCCGGAGAATGAACATGATTATGTCTGGGCAGACTCAGCTTATTCAGGTGAGTGCTTTGAAGATCTGCTGAGCTTGGGGCGCTTCGAAAGCTTGATCCACGAAAAGGGCGCTCGCAATCACCCGCTCAGCGACGCCGCCAAGGACCTAAATCGCGTCAAGTCAGCCATCAGAGCGTGTGTGGAGCATGTCTTCGGCTGCATGACAATGTCAATGGGTGGGAAGCTGACGCGAAAGATTGGGCTGGCAAGGAACGAGGCATGGTGGGGGCTCAAGAATCTGGCCGTCAACTTCCTTCGCTATCTTCAGCGCATCAGCCATGAACCAGTGGTGGCATGA
- a CDS encoding photosystem II high light acclimation radical SAM protein, whose product MSTLPDRSAPSQHRVLLVRLPCNPIFPIGPIYLADHLHKVFPGLPQRILDLAALPVLDVERVLLHTIEAFRPTLLVFSWRDIQIYAPVDGRGGNPLQNSFEVFYARNPMRRLRGAMGGLRLMGAFYGELWRNLRLVRRGLRRARRFAPEARAVIGGGAVSVFYEQLGRSLPRGTVVSVGEGEPLLEKLLRGDSLSGERCYVVGEAPRPGLIHEQPRSLSKTACDYAYIETIWPQLNWYLEGGDFYVGVQTKRGCPHNCCYCVYTVVEGKAVRVNPVEEVVREMRQLYDRGVRGFWFTDAQFIPARRYIEDAKQLLRAIQANGMTDIRWAAYIRADNIDAELAELMVATGMDYFEIGITSGSQELVRKMRMGYNLRTVLENCRLLARAGFREHVSVNYSFNVIDERPETIRQTVAYHRELERIFGADKVEPAIFFIGLQPHTHLEQYGFEQGLIQPGYDPMSMLPWTARKLLWNPEPMGSTFGRICLEAFERNPADFGRTVMALLERDYGTAPLEEALHAPVEGRRAMATATH is encoded by the coding sequence GTGAGCACCCTGCCTGATCGGAGCGCCCCGAGCCAGCACCGGGTGTTGCTGGTGCGACTGCCCTGCAACCCCATCTTCCCGATCGGGCCCATCTACCTGGCCGATCACCTGCACAAGGTTTTCCCGGGGCTGCCGCAGCGCATTCTTGATCTGGCGGCCTTGCCGGTGCTGGATGTGGAGCGGGTGCTGCTCCACACGATTGAGGCCTTCCGCCCCACCCTGCTGGTGTTCTCCTGGCGAGACATTCAGATCTATGCGCCGGTGGACGGCCGTGGCGGCAATCCGCTGCAGAATTCCTTTGAGGTGTTCTACGCCCGCAATCCCATGCGGAGGCTGCGCGGTGCCATGGGCGGCCTGCGGCTGATGGGTGCCTTCTACGGCGAGCTGTGGCGCAACCTGCGGCTGGTGCGTCGCGGGTTGCGGCGGGCGCGGCGCTTTGCGCCCGAGGCCCGTGCCGTGATCGGTGGCGGCGCTGTGAGTGTGTTTTACGAGCAGCTGGGCCGCAGCCTCCCCCGGGGCACGGTGGTGTCCGTGGGGGAGGGCGAGCCCCTGCTGGAGAAGCTGCTGCGGGGGGACTCCCTCAGCGGCGAGCGCTGTTATGTGGTGGGTGAGGCGCCAAGGCCTGGTCTGATTCACGAGCAGCCGCGGAGCTTGAGCAAGACCGCCTGCGACTACGCCTACATCGAAACGATCTGGCCCCAGCTGAACTGGTATCTGGAAGGGGGCGATTTCTACGTGGGGGTGCAGACCAAGCGCGGCTGTCCCCACAACTGCTGCTATTGCGTTTACACCGTGGTGGAAGGCAAGGCGGTGCGGGTGAACCCGGTGGAGGAGGTGGTGCGGGAGATGCGGCAGCTCTACGACCGGGGCGTTCGCGGTTTCTGGTTCACCGACGCCCAGTTCATCCCCGCCCGCCGCTACATCGAAGACGCCAAGCAGCTGCTGCGGGCGATCCAGGCCAATGGCATGACCGACATCCGCTGGGCCGCCTACATCCGTGCCGACAACATCGATGCCGAGCTGGCGGAGCTGATGGTGGCCACCGGCATGGACTACTTCGAGATCGGTATCACCTCCGGATCCCAGGAGTTGGTGCGCAAGATGCGCATGGGCTACAACCTGCGCACTGTTTTAGAGAACTGCCGCCTGCTGGCCCGGGCCGGCTTCCGCGAGCATGTATCGGTGAATTATTCGTTCAACGTGATCGATGAGCGGCCCGAGACGATCCGCCAGACCGTGGCTTACCACCGCGAACTGGAGCGGATCTTCGGCGCCGACAAGGTGGAGCCAGCCATCTTCTTCATCGGCCTGCAGCCCCACACCCATCTCGAGCAGTATGGCTTCGAGCAGGGCCTGATTCAGCCGGGCTACGACCCGATGAGCATGCTCCCCTGGACGGCCCGCAAGCTGCTCTGGAACCCCGAGCCGATGGGCAGCACGTTCGGCCGGATCTGTCTGGAGGCCTTTGAACGCAACCCCGCTGATTTCGGTCGCACCGTGATGGCCCTGCTGGAGCGCGACTACGGCACCGCTCCCCTGGAGGAGGCACTGCATGCGCCGGTGGAAGGGCGTCGGGCCATGGCCACCGCCACCCATTGA
- the clpS gene encoding ATP-dependent Clp protease adapter ClpS, with protein MDAAAGAHWHATATPSRSPGGAAVIEKTTERVRKPSPRYKVLLHNDPVNSMEYVVTTLRQVVPSLSEQDAIAVMLEAHNTGVGLVIVCDLEPAEFYCETLKGKGLTSTIEPET; from the coding sequence TTGGATGCTGCTGCCGGAGCCCACTGGCACGCCACCGCCACACCCAGCCGTTCCCCCGGCGGGGCGGCTGTGATCGAAAAGACGACGGAGCGAGTGCGCAAGCCCTCGCCCCGGTACAAGGTGCTGCTGCACAACGATCCGGTCAACTCCATGGAATACGTGGTGACGACCCTGCGCCAGGTGGTGCCCTCCCTCAGCGAGCAGGACGCGATTGCCGTGATGCTGGAGGCCCACAACACCGGCGTGGGTCTTGTGATCGTCTGCGATCTGGAGCCGGCGGAGTTCTACTGCGAAACCCTCAAGGGCAAGGGGCTCACCAGCACGATCGAACCGGAGACATGA